The DNA region GTCGACCAAGCCCGACCGTTCGCTCGCCGGCCTGACCCAGCGCTTCCGCGACATGGAGAAGCGGATCGTCGGGATGGAGGCCTATGTCGCCTCGAAGGAATTCGAACTGAACCGGGCGATCCGCGATCTGGACCGCTGAGGCTGGACCGCTGAGGCTTGGGCTGCTGACTTTCTTCCCTTACGGAGCGCCGAGATGACGCGTTTCCCGCCTTCCGCGCTCCTGGCGCTCGCTGTCGTGGCGCTCGCCGTCCTGGCGCCGGCGCTTCCCGCCCATGCCGACCAGCCGGCCGCCGAACCGCCGGTCATCGGTTTCCAGAAGCTCGCCCTGCCGGCGACGCCGGAGCACCGCGCGCTTGAGGTCGCGGTCTGGTATCCGGCGGAACCGGTGGGGGACTCCACGCTGGTCGGCGATACGCCGGTCATGACCGGGATGGCGCTGCGGGCCGGCGCCCCGCCACGGCCGGGGCGGCATGGGCTGGTGGTGCTGTCCCACGGCTATGGCGGCAATTGGACCAATCAGCAATGGCTGGCCGCCGGTCTGGTGGCCCAAGGCTATGTCGTCGCCGCCCCCAACCATCCCGGATCGACCAGCCGCGACATGGCCCCGCCGGGAGCCAGCATGCTGTGGAAGCGTCCCGGCGACATCAGCCGGGTCATCGACTGGTTGACCGGGGAGCCGCGCTGGTCCGGGCTGCTCATCGCCGACCGGGCGGCGGTGATCGGCCATTCGCTCGGCGGCTGGACCGCCGTGGCGCTGGCCGGCGGACGGTTCGAGCCATGGCGCCACGAGGCCGCCTGCAAGGCCCATCCGGCGATGGCGGCCTGCGGGCCGGAGATCGGCGCGTTGGAGGGCGGTGACACAAACGCGCCGACACCGACGTCCCAGGCTTGGTCAGGTGCGGCCTTGGCGGACCGGCGGATCGCGGCGGTCGTCACGCTGGATCTGGGCTTGGCGCAGGGGTTCGATCCGGCCAGCCTCGCCGCGCTCGACAAGCCATTCCTGGTGCTGGGTGCCGGTCCGGGCAACCCGAAAATGCCGGTGGAGCTGGAGTCGCGCCATCTGGCGGCGCTGCTGCCGCGCGACAAGGCGCGCTATGTCGAGATCGCCGATGCCAGCCATTTCAGCTTTCTCGGCATTTGCAAGACAGGCGCCATCCCGCTGCTGGAGGCCGCAAGCCCAGGGGACGGGATGATCTGCCGGGATGGCGACGGAACCGACGGGGACGGCCGCAACCGCGAGGCCATCCACCGTCAGCTGTCGGAACTGGTCGTCGGCTTCCTCACCTCAGCGATGCCCCCGCGAGCGATGCCGCCGAACTGAAGCGGCGCCCGCCGCGATGGCAAGCGGTCGATTGGGAACGGGACCGGCCGGACTGCCGACCCCGCGACGCGGACAGATCAGCGACGCTGACGGCGCCGGTCGCGGATGCGGATCGGAATCGGTTTCGGCGTGGGCATCGTGGCGATCAGACCGGCCAACGCCGCAGCCGTCGCCACCGCACCACCGAGCAGAACGAGATCCATCATAGGCCCTCCACCATCGAGATCGGCACCTTCACCCACATGGTGAAGCAGATGATTAGAACATGGTAGCGAAAAGAGAGACCGACAACATCCCTCTCCATCAGGGCAATCCCCAGGATGTGCTGTCGAACACAGCGATATCGGACACCCAGGACGCTCACCCGGCCTTGATCCAAATCACGGGCTGGGCCGTTATTGGATAAAAGGACAGGGCGTGGCCGTTCCCGCATCGGATGGGGCGGGCCGCCCCTGTCGTCCACGCGCCGCCTTCCCGGCCTTCGACGGAGCCCCACCCAGATGTCCGATACCGGTCTTCGCCCGCAAGCCGCCCGCCCGCAAGCTTCCCACGGGCGCAAAGGCCTGGTCTTCCGCGCCCTGCTGGTGAACGGGGCGGCCGGCGCGCTGACGGTTCTGCTGTTCGTCCTGCTGCTGTCGCTGGTGGCGCCGCCGGACGGGGTATCCTCGCCGGCGGCGCGGATGGCGCTGTGGGCGAGGCTGGCGGTCTGGCCGGCGCTGGTGCTGTTCCTGATGGTCGGCGGCGTGATGGCGATGCGTGGGCGCCATGCCGCGCTCAACCCGATCGACGATCCCGAATCGCGCGGGCAGCGCATCTGCCAGCGGGTGCTGTCCAACAGCGTGGAGCAATCCGCCATCTTCCTCCCGGCGCTGGCCGGTCTGGTCGCCACCCTGCCGCAGCCCTCGCTGGCGGCGGCGGCGGTGGCGACCGGACTGTTCGTGCTTGGCCGGTTGCTGTTCTGGGCCGGCTATCTTATCCATCCCTTCGCCCGGGCGCCGGGGATGGCGATGACGCTGACCGTCACTCTGATCGTGCTGGGCTGGGCCGTTCTGCTGCAACTGGGCGGGATGCGGCCCGGCTGACGGCTTTGTCGGCGGGCGCCGCGCTGGCCGGCGCCGCCGTCCTCGCCAGATGCAGCCAGCGCCGGTAGGCCCCGACGCCGACCGGCGCCCGATGCTTCAGCCCGATGCGCAGGATCTCCGGCAGAGCCAGCAGCACCTTCAGGTCGGTCAGGCGCGGGCCGTGGCGCAGGTTCTTCCAGCTGTTGCCGGCCCAGCTCCGCGCCAGCCGCCATGCCATCAGCGGGGCGGGGCAGCGCGCCACCTCGCGGATCAGGTCGTTGCGGTGGTTGTAGAAGCGCTCCAGTCCCGGCTTGCGGCCCTTCTCGCTCTTGTCGTGGTAGACCATCACATCGGGCAGGGCCACGACGCGGAAGCCGGCGCCGACCAGCCGCAGGCAACGGTCCTTCTCCTCGCCCTGGCGATAGAGCTCGGGCATGTAGAGGCCGACCCGCTCGACCGCGCTGCGCCGCAGCAGATGGCCGCATCCGACATACCAGGGCACATCGAAGGGGGCGGCATTCCTGGGGAAATAGACCAGCCCGTCGCGCGTCTCGATGTTGCAGGCGACGGCGGCGACCTCGGGATGGCTTTCCAGATGGGCGACGCAGCGGGCCAGCCCGTCCGGCTCCGCGAACCAGCTGTCGTCGTCCACCGACAGGATGCAGTCGCCGCTCGTATTCACGAAGCCGAAGTTGCGGGCCAGGATCAGCCCGCCATTGTGCGGCTGGCGGACATAGCGGACGGCCGGGAACTCCGCCCGCATCATCGCGCCGGTGCCGTCGCTGGAGCCGTCGTCGATGACGATGATCTCCATCGGCGGGGTGGTCTGGGCCATCAGCCGGGTCAGCGCGATGCGCAGTTCCGGCCCGCGGTTGTAGGTGGCGATGACGGCGCTGACGGTCAGCGTCATGACGGCTCCCTTCTGGCCAAGGACGGCCGGGGGCCGCCGGCGAAGCGTGTTGCGGGATTGGGCGGGGCCACCACCGGACCCAGCGGGTCGTCGTCCAGGATCCCCCAGGCGCGCAAGGCGCGGGTCAGCGCGATCCACAGCAGGATCGGCAGCAGCGAGAAGAAGCCGAACTTCACGATGGTGATGTTGCCGTCGCGGAACCATTGCAGGCACAGCGGCAGGAAGGCGCAATAGAACAGCACGGCGTAGCGGTTGCGGAATCCGCTGGTCCAGAACCAGCGGTGCAGCCGGCCCAGGATCAGCCCGACCACGACCATGGTGACGACCATGCCGATCCAGCCGGCGCTCATCCAGCCGTCGCCGGGCAGCGAGGTGGTCAGGTTGTAGAAGACGCCGTAATCGTTGAGGTCCACCCATTTCACCGGCGCCCCCACCGGCTTGCCCGGCCACAGCAGGCGCGGGATCGGTTCGGTGAACAGTTGCAGATACTGGGTGAACCAGGTGTAGGTCGCCGACTGTTTCGGCACCACCCACAGGATATAGGCGAGGAAGTCGAAATTGGCCAAATCCTGACCGGCCAGCGCGTCGAGCGCCCGGCCGCCGCCGCTGCCGCCGTTGAACCGGAAGAGGACGGAGACCGGGGCGTCGCCCGCCAGCACGTCGCGGAAGGCGTCGCGGTTGTTGCCGAGCACGGTGAACAGCCCCAGCACCGGGATGGCGGCCAGCACATGCCACAGCCGGAACCATTTGCTGCGGCTGCGGTAGAGCAGCAGCAGCACCAGCCCGAGGATGCCCATGATGATCGCCCAGCGGCCCCAGCCGAGATAGGCGCGGTAGGCGACGAAGCCGGCGAAGGGGATGAAGGACAGCGGGTGGAAGCGGCAGACCCAGATCAGTCCCAGGGTCAGCGGCAGGCCCATCGAATGGGCCTCGGCGATGTAGCCGGTGGTGTTGGTGTAGATCGGCTGGCCGGTCAGCGGATCGCGCTCCATCTGCACGTCGCCGGTGCCGTCGAAGCTGGCGCCGGCCTGGCGCTGGACCGCCGAATAGATGGCGAGCGGGGCGAGCAGCGCCGCCGTGGTCAGGAAGGCGACGATGTCGACGCGGTCGAAGGTGAAGCCGGGCGCCGGTTCGCCGTCCGGGGTCCAGTCGGGCCGGGCCAGACCGGCCCAGACGCAGGCGGCGGCGAAGGCGATCAGTCCGACCGAACTGACCACCAGCGTCATGACGAATTGCCGTTCGTCCGGCCAGAAGCCCATGAACAGCCAGACATCGTCGAAATGCTGGGTGTGGACCAGGATCGGCCGCATGACGAAGACCAGGGCGTGGAAGATCAGATACAGCGTCATCGGATGGAACATCGATGCGCTGCCGGAGCTGAGGAACACGGCGGTCACCAGCACCAGAACCAGGACCTGCGCGATCAGCGCCATTTCGATCATCGGCAAACCGTCCCCGGTCGGGGGCGTCCTTGGAAAGCGGCTGACGGGAGCGGCCAGCCTATACGCCCCGTTCCGGGCCGGCAGGGGTGCAGAGGGCGTGGCCCCTTCGCACCCGCACACCCCCTTCGCGCTTTTGCCGGTGCGGCGGGGCTGGGTCAGTCTCCCTCCACCGGCGGCCTCGCCGCTGGTTTTGAGGCCCATCGGCGGCATCGCCGCCGTCTTTGAGGAGGTTCTCCCATGTTCCGTTCCCACCCTCGTTTTCGACGTGGAGCGGCCCAAATCCTGCCTCGGCTTTTCCTGACCTGCGCGGTTCTGCTCCCGGTTGCCGGAGGGGGGCCGGCAATCGCGGCCGACACCAGCTTCGCCAGCACCACCTTCTATGTCTCGCCCACCGGCAACGACCGCTGGTCGGGACGCCTGTCACAGCCGTCGCCGGACGGGCGCGACGGTCCCTTCGCCACCCCGGCCCGCGCGCTGGCCGCCGCCAAGGGAAGCGGCCCGGTCATTGTGCGGCTGCATGGCGGCACCTATCGGCTGACCGCGCCGCTGGTGGTGGACGGCTCGCTGCCGGGGCTGCGGCTGACCGCGGTGGAGGGGGAGCGGCCGGTGCTGTCGGGCGGCGAAGCGGTTGGCGGCGCCCGGATGGCCGACGGCGTGTTGTCGGCGCCGCTGGCGCGCGATCCGGGGCTGGACGTCGCGATCGGCGGCCCCGGTGACGCTCGGCGGCTGGATGCGGCGCGCAGCGGCGATTTCAACCCCGGCGACCCGCGCAGCGGCTGGTTCCCGGCCAGGGCGGTCCAGTCCGATCCCAAAAGCCAGGGGAGCAAGCGCCAGATGCGGCTGCCGCCCGGCTTGCTGAAGGCCGGCTGGGCCGGGCCGGGGGTGCGGGCGCAGGCGCTGGACCGCGAACGGCTGTCCGACGACCTGCTGGACGTGGTGTCCGCCGATCCGGGCGGGCTGCTGAGCTTCGGCGGCGACGGGCAGTATCCCTACCGCGACGGCTCCACGGTGCGGCTGCTCGGCCATCCCGATTTCCTGACGCGGCCGGGCGAGTTCGCCTGGGACGCCGGGGCCAAACGGCTTCTGGTCAAGCCGCCGGCCGGGGTGAACGCCGCGGGGGCGGAGCTGGTGGTGGCGCGGCAGCCGGTGCTGCTGCGGCTGGACAATGCCCGCAACGTGACGGTGGACGGGTTGACCTTCACCGACGTGCCCTGGGACGGCAACGCGGTGGTGGTGAAGGGTGGCGGCGGCGCGCGCATCGCCGGCAACCGCTTCGCCCTGGTCGGCACCGCGGTGATGCTGGACGGGGCCGGCGGCAGCGAGGTGTCGGGCAACCGGATGGAGCATCTCGGCCGGTCGGGCGTGGTGCTGGCGCCGGGCAGCAACGGCAACCGCATCCTCGCCAACCGCATCGGCGACATCGGCGAGGTGCGCTTCTTCAGTGGCGGGGTGATGGGCGCCGGCATCCGCGACACGCTGATCGCCCACAACGACATCCGCCGTTCGGCCCGCTACGGCATCTCGATCAAGAACTGGAACCCGCAGACGGTGAACAGCGACAACACCATCGAGTTCAACCGCATCCGTGACACGGCGCGCCAGAGCGCCGACGCCGGCGCCATCGAGATGCTGGGCCGCAGCGGCAACGACACCCGCAGCGTCATCCGCTTCAACGACATCCGCGACACCGGCGGCCTCGCCACCGACGCCCAGGGCCAGTGGCTGGTCCGCTACAAGGGCTTCGGCATCTATCTGGACGACATGACCAGCGGGGTGACGGTTCAGGGCAACCTGCTGGCCAACACCGGCATGGCGGCGATCTTCCTGCATGGCGGCGACAACAACCGGGTGGCCGACAACGTCACGGTGATGAATGACGGCAAGGACCGCTTCCTGCGGCTGGAGTGGGTGCCCGGCGCCGGCCCGGCCGGCCGCATGCATGGCAATGTGGCGGACGGCAACGTCGTGGCCGGGCCGTCGCCGAAGGAGCAGCTGGTCAACAGCCTGTCCGGCGGCGACTACCGCATCGACAACACCCGGTTGGAGAACGCCGCCCCCGTTGTGGAGGCCGCCGGCATCGCCGGCGCCGCCAGGGCCGCGGCTCCGCCTGCCTCGGTTCCGCCTGCCGGGGACCGTCTGCTGGACCGTTTGGTGGCGATGAAGGAATTGCCGCTGGATCGCGTCGGGCCGGAGGGGATGCGGTAAGGGAAATAAAAACGCCCTCTCCCCGGGGGGAGAGGGCGTTCTTCAACGGCTTGTCGTCACGCCGTCGCCGGGCGGGCGAGGGCCGGGGGGAGGTCGGTCGCTTCCATCAGCGGGACGGCGACCGTCGGGGCCTTCCAGCTCAGGCTGTCGAAGGCGCCGCAATGGCCGCACAGCCCGCCCCAGTTATGGCTGACCGCCCCGCAGGAGCCGCAGGTCCACACCGGATCCTCCGGCGCGTTGGCGGCCTTGGCCAGCCAGTCCTTCGCCACCTCCTCGTCATGGCGCTCGCCGCGGTCCAGCGCGGCCATCAGCCGGTAGGTGCGGCGGGTCGGGCCGATCTCCATGGCGCGCTCCAGATGCTGGCGCGCCTCGCCCCAGAGCTGGGCGTCGATGGCGGCGCGGGCGACGGCGAGATGCGACTCGGCCGAGTCGGGGGCCTGCCGCACCAGCTTCTGGAACAGCCGGACACGGGTCAGCGCGTCATAGCTGGCGACGATGGTGCCGTAGATGTCGGCGAGCTCCGGATGGGGCTCGTGGCGCCAGGCCCGCTCCACCACCTTGGCGGCCGGCTTCAGCCGGTCGGCGGCGACCTGGAGACGGGCGAGACGCACCGCGGCGGGGGCGAAGCCCGGCATCAGGTCGTGCGCCGCCTGGGCGTGCGACAGGGCGGCGTCGGCGCGGCCGCGGCGTTCCGCCTCGAAGCTGCGCTCGAGCAGCAGGACGACGCGATGGCGGCGGCCCTCCTCGGTCGGCATCGCCCCGGCCTGGATCGCCTGTTGCAGCGTGCCCTCGGCGGCGGCCCAGTCACCGGCCCGCGCCTCCAGGTCATAGAGCGTGCCGAGCAGCCAAGGCGTGTTGGGTTGCAGCCCGCGCGCCTTGCGGGCGAGCGTCAGCGCCTCCACCCGGTCGCCCGACTTGATCGCCTGGGTCAGCAGCCCGCGCATGCCGAGGAAGGCGGTTTCCGGCCGTTCCAGCATGGCGGTGAAATACTGCTTGGCGGCGCGCTCGTCGCCCTGCAACTGGGCGGCCTGGGCCGACAGCAGCATGGTCAGCGGCGGCTCGTTCAGCAGCACGTCGGCCTTGCGCGCCATCTTGCGCGCGGTCGGCGCGTCGCCGGCGGCGATGGCGACCATGCCCTGGGTCAGCGCGCGATAGCCGCGCTCGCGCCGGCGGGCGCGGCTGTGGCGGCGCAGGCGCTGCGGCAGGCGGATCGTGCCGCGCAGCAGGCGGTAGCCCAGCGCCGCGAGGCCCAGCGCCGCCAGCAGAACCAGCAGGGCGACCCAGAAGGGCGCCTCGACGGCGTAGCCCAGCCAATGGACGCTGACGCTGCCGGGACGGTCGGCGAGCCAGATCGCGATCGCGATGACGACCGCGAGCTTCAGAAGGAACCAGAGGGCGCGGATCATTGGGCCGCCCCTTTCCCGCCGGCGGCGGTGGTCATCAGGGCGATGGCGCGGTCGTTCAGCTGGCGCGCGGCCTGATCGGCGGCCAGGCGCGCCTTGGCGTCGGCCAGCCACGCGGCGGCGGCCTGCGCCGCCGGACCCTGGAGCGCCGACAGCTCCTCCGCCGCCTTGGCGAGGTTGCCGGCGGCGAGATCCGCCTCGGCGCGGGCGACGACGGCGTCGGCGGTGGTGCCGACCACCCCGCCGCCCTCACGGCGCACGGTGACCAGGGTGGACAGCTTGCCGACCGCCGAATCGATCCAGCCGTTGCCCTCGCCGCGCACCTCGGCCCGGACGATCTCGCCGGCCAGCGGCTGGAAGCGGTCGGTCAGTTGGGCGCGGGTCGGGATGCCTTTGGCGGCATAGGGCGCCACGGCGTCGAGCGGCTGGGTCACGCCAGGGTCGGAGAGGCCGAGCGCGCGAACCGCCTGGAGGTCCTGCTGGAACGGCTGCCCGCCCGACAGGGCGGCGCGCAGCTGGCCGGCGGCCAGCACCAGCGCCTGGGCGGTGCTGGCGGCGTCCTGCCGTTCGCTGACGGTCTGCTTGATGCCGGCGATCTGCTGAGTCAGCGCCACGACCTCGCCGCGCAGATCCTGGGCGGCCTGGGCGCCGCCGGCGGCGGCGGTGACCTTCTGCTCCAGGGCGGCGAGGCGGTCGGCCAGCGCCTTCTGGGCGTCGCCGGCATCGGCACCGGCGGCCGGGCGCTTCTCCAGCGCGTCGATCCGCTGGGCCAGCGCGGAGAGGTCGGCGTTGCCGCCGCCGGCCGCCGCCGGCCGCTGCTCCAGCTTGCCGACGCGGTCGGCGAGCTGCTGGATCTGCGCGCGCAGGGCCGGGTCGGCCGGGGCGGACGCGCCGCTCGCGGCGGAGGTGGCCGGCCAGCCGGGCAGGGCCGGACCCCACCAGGGTTCCGACAATGCCGCGGCGCCGACCAGCAGGGCGACGACCGACAATGCCGCGGCGAAGCCGCCGCTGGGCCGCGGTTCCTCGAGATAGGACGGGGTCGGGGCGATGGTCGGGCGCACCGGTTCGGCATTGGCGCCGCGGCTGTAGCCCGCGCCGCCGGCGGTGGTCGTCGGTTTGTCCTTATCCGCGCCGGCCTTTTCCGTGCCGTTCTTCGGCGCGTCGGCAAGGCTGTCGGCGGCGCCAACCGGCGTGACCGGCGGAATCAGGGCGTCGGCCGATCGCAGTTCGGTCACCGGTCCGGGTGGGGGCGTGTCGGCGGCCGGACCGCCGTCGGCCGGGGAAGCGGCCGTGGAAGGTGCCGGCTCCGCCACCGGGGTGACGTCGATGGTGGTTTCGGCCGGGACGGCGGCGACGGAGGCGTCGGCCTGCCGGTCCTCGCTGGGGGTGGCGGCGTCCAGGTCGGCGTCGTCGAGCTTGATGCGGTGCTTGGCGGCGGCGGCGCGGAGGTCGGCATGGCGGGCCAGCGGGATCGCGCCCCGCTTCTTCCAGCCCTGGACCGTGGTCACCGGGGTGTCGAGCTTGTTGGCCATCGGGCGGATGCCGCCGAAACGTTCGACGATGCGGTCGACCGCCGCATTGCCGGTGCTGGCGCCGTCGCCGTCACGGTCGGGGCCTGGGCCGGCGCCGGGGCGTTCGGAGCCTGGACGAGAGGTCATGGGCTGTACCTTCGGTTCGCTGTTGTTCGTTTCAACGTCACAGCCCCCTGACCGGTCCCCCTCGTCCCCCGTCCGGCCGAGATCCCCACCGGACGCGCCGGGCGGAGGTAAGCCGTACGGCCGGACCGCGCCGGGGTTACCCGGCGACCGGCAACAGATCGAGCAGGGAGTCCTGCTCTGGCCGCGCCGCCACCCGTACGCTCTTCCACGGCACCGCTCCCCCGTCGCCGTACGCACAGGCAGCCTCCGCGACCGCGGGGCTGAGGCAGAACGCGTCGACCGTACGACAACGATCGACCAGTCCCGCCCCGGCCAGCAACCTAACAAAGGATGAAGCGGTACGGGGAGAGAAAAACAGCACGCCGTCCAAACCGGACGTACGCAAAAATGTCGCGGTCTCATCCGACAGGGTTAGCGCGGGTACGGCGTCGTACATCACGCTGCGCCGCAGCATGAAGCCGGCGGCGCCCAGCAAGCCGGCAAGGTCGCCGGCGACCTTGCTTCCCGCCACATGCAGCAGCGTACCGGCGGACGGATCGCGCAGGGCGCGGACGCGCCCGGCCAGCGCGTACACGTCGCCCGACGCGCTGTCGACCATGGTGAAGCCGGCGGCCCGCGCCGCCCGCGCCGTGGCGTCGCCGACGGCGTGCACCGGACGGTCGCGCCGGCTCGTACGTTTGGAGTATGCCCGTACGCCGTTCGCGCTGGTGAAGAGCAGCGCCTGTACGTCGGAAAGGTCGGGCTCCGGCCCGTCGAGCCAGACCATCGACAGCATCGGTTCCACTGCCGTGTCGTGGCCGAGCGCCTCCAGCCGCCGGACCAGCGGCTCGGCGTCCTCCGCCGGACGCGTCACCAGCAGACGCGTACGGGGGCGGGACGGGGACGGGACGGGACGGGCGGGCTGCTTTTCCGTCATGCGGAAAACCTCCCGGAGTGGAGGGTCAGTGCGGGGTGGCGGCGAAGAAATCGGGCGGAAGCTGCGCCCGGATCTCGGCCCCGGCGTCGGCGCCAAGCGACTCGGCGTTCGCCGCCTTGCCGCGCCGCTCCGCCCGGAAGATGCTGCGGCCGTCGCAGGACAGCACCTTGGCGCGCAGATGCAGCGCGTCGCCGTCCAGCAGGGCCAGTGCCGCGATCGGGGTGCGGCAGGACCCGTCCAGCGCGGCGAGCAGCGCCCGCTCCGCCGTGACGCGGACCATGGTCTCGGCGCAGTTCAGCGGGGCGAGCAGGGCGCGGGTGGCGTCGTCGGCGCTGCGGATCTCGATGCCGATGGCGCCCTGGGCCACCGCCGGCAGCATGGTTTCCGGTTCCAGCACCGCGCTGATGCGGCCGGTCAGGCCGAGGCGGCGCAGGCCGGCCAGCGCCAGCAGGGTGGCGTCGACCTCGCCGGCGTCGAGCTTGGACAACCGGGTCTGCACATTGCCGCGCAGCGGGAAAATCCTCAGGTCGGGACGCAGCTCCAGCACCTGGGCCTGGCGGCGCAGCCCGGCGGTGCCGACCACGGCGCCGGCCGGCAGGTCGGCCAGACCGCCGCCGGAGCGGGAGAAGAAGGCGTCGCGCGGATCCTCGCGCGGCAGCAGGGTGGCGATCTCCAGCCCGTCGGGAAGCTGGGTCGGCACGTCCTTCATCGAATGGACGGCGAGGTCGGCGCGGCCGTCGAACAGCGCCTCCTCCAGCTCCTTGGTGAACAGGCCCTTGCCGCCGGCCTCCGCCAGGGTGCGGTCGAGGATGCGGTCGCCGGTGGTCTTGAAGACGACGATCTCGATGGCGCCGGGCGCCGCGAGATGCGGATGGGCGGCGATCAGGCGGTCGCGGGTTTCATGGGCCTGCGCCAGCGCCAGCGGGCTGCCGCGCGTCCCGATACGGAGCGGGTGGGTCGTCATGGGCCCGAGTTCTAGGGGATCCGCGCAGCTTTGCAAGGATTCGTCTGTTTCCCATACATAAGATTGAGGCGGATCAAATTCCGGGCGCGCGGCCCGCGGCGGGGTATCGGGCGGGGGCGGGCGCAACTCCGCCCTATACCCGGACGGCCAAGGCGGCTAATTTGGCGCCATGATCGTTCTTGGAATCGAAACGAGCTGCGACGAGACGGCCGCCGCGATCGTCACCGACGCGCGTGAAATCCGCGCCGACGTCGTGCTGTCGCAGCTGGACGACCACACGCCCTATGGCGGCGTCGTTCCGGAAATCGCCGCCCGCGCCCATCTGGAGCATCTCGACGGGCTGATCCGCCGCGCCATGGCCGAGGCCGGGATCGGCTTCGGCGACCTCGACGCGGTGGCGGCCACCGGCGGGCCGGGGCTGATCGGCGGCGTCATCGTCGGGGTGATGACCGCCAAGGCCATCGCCGCGGCGCGCGGACTGCCCTTCGTCGCCGTCAACCATCTGGAAGGCCATGCGCTGACCGCGCGGCTGACCGACGGCGTCGCCTTTCCCTATCTGCTGCTGCTGGTGTCGGGCGGCCATTGCCAGCTGTTGGCGGTGGAGGGGGTCGGGCGTTACCGCCGGCTCGGCACCACCATCGACGACGCGGTCGGCGAGGCGTTCGACAAGACCGCCAAGCTGCTGGGGCTGGGCTATCCCGGCGGGCCGCTGGTGGAGAAGGCGGCGGCGCGGGCGACCGATCCGGCGCGCTTCAGCCTGCCGCGGCCGATGCTGGGCCGTCCGGGCTGCGACTTCTCCTTCTCCGGGCTGAAGACCGCGGTGCGGCGCCATGTGGAGGAGTTGGGGGGCACGCTGACGGAGGCCGACCGCAACGACCTCGCCGCCGCCTTCCAGGCGACGGTGGCGGAGGTGCTGGCCGACCGCTGCGCCCGCGCCATCCGCCGCTTCAAGGAGGAGCATCCGCAGGGCGGCGCCCTGGTGGTGGCCGGCGGCGTCGCCGCCAACAAGGCGATCCGCAGCCGGCTGTCGATGCTGGCGCAGACGCAGCGCATGCCGTTCGTCGCGCCACCGCTGCGCCTGTGCACCGACAACGCCGCGATGATCGCCTGGGCCGGGATCGAGCGCTTCCGGCTGGGCGGGAGCGATCCCTTGAACTTCGCCCCGCGTCCGCGCTGGCCGCTCGACCCGGACGCGGCGCCGGTGATCGGGCGCGCCGGGGTCGGCGCGGGGGTGAAGGCGTGAAA from Azospirillum sp. B510 includes:
- the hemC gene encoding hydroxymethylbilane synthase — encoded protein: MTTHPLRIGTRGSPLALAQAHETRDRLIAAHPHLAAPGAIEIVVFKTTGDRILDRTLAEAGGKGLFTKELEEALFDGRADLAVHSMKDVPTQLPDGLEIATLLPREDPRDAFFSRSGGGLADLPAGAVVGTAGLRRQAQVLELRPDLRIFPLRGNVQTRLSKLDAGEVDATLLALAGLRRLGLTGRISAVLEPETMLPAVAQGAIGIEIRSADDATRALLAPLNCAETMVRVTAERALLAALDGSCRTPIAALALLDGDALHLRAKVLSCDGRSIFRAERRGKAANAESLGADAGAEIRAQLPPDFFAATPH
- a CDS encoding COG4223 family protein, with amino-acid sequence MTSRPGSERPGAGPGPDRDGDGASTGNAAVDRIVERFGGIRPMANKLDTPVTTVQGWKKRGAIPLARHADLRAAAAKHRIKLDDADLDAATPSEDRQADASVAAVPAETTIDVTPVAEPAPSTAASPADGGPAADTPPPGPVTELRSADALIPPVTPVGAADSLADAPKNGTEKAGADKDKPTTTAGGAGYSRGANAEPVRPTIAPTPSYLEEPRPSGGFAAALSVVALLVGAAALSEPWWGPALPGWPATSAASGASAPADPALRAQIQQLADRVGKLEQRPAAAGGGNADLSALAQRIDALEKRPAAGADAGDAQKALADRLAALEQKVTAAAGGAQAAQDLRGEVVALTQQIAGIKQTVSERQDAASTAQALVLAAGQLRAALSGGQPFQQDLQAVRALGLSDPGVTQPLDAVAPYAAKGIPTRAQLTDRFQPLAGEIVRAEVRGEGNGWIDSAVGKLSTLVTVRREGGGVVGTTADAVVARAEADLAAGNLAKAAEELSALQGPAAQAAAAWLADAKARLAADQAARQLNDRAIALMTTAAGGKGAAQ
- the tsaD gene encoding tRNA (adenosine(37)-N6)-threonylcarbamoyltransferase complex transferase subunit TsaD — protein: MIVLGIETSCDETAAAIVTDAREIRADVVLSQLDDHTPYGGVVPEIAARAHLEHLDGLIRRAMAEAGIGFGDLDAVAATGGPGLIGGVIVGVMTAKAIAAARGLPFVAVNHLEGHALTARLTDGVAFPYLLLLVSGGHCQLLAVEGVGRYRRLGTTIDDAVGEAFDKTAKLLGLGYPGGPLVEKAAARATDPARFSLPRPMLGRPGCDFSFSGLKTAVRRHVEELGGTLTEADRNDLAAAFQATVAEVLADRCARAIRRFKEEHPQGGALVVAGGVAANKAIRSRLSMLAQTQRMPFVAPPLRLCTDNAAMIAWAGIERFRLGGSDPLNFAPRPRWPLDPDAAPVIGRAGVGAGVKA
- a CDS encoding uroporphyrinogen-III synthase; this encodes MTEKQPARPVPSPSRPRTRLLVTRPAEDAEPLVRRLEALGHDTAVEPMLSMVWLDGPEPDLSDVQALLFTSANGVRAYSKRTSRRDRPVHAVGDATARAARAAGFTMVDSASGDVYALAGRVRALRDPSAGTLLHVAGSKVAGDLAGLLGAAGFMLRRSVMYDAVPALTLSDETATFLRTSGLDGVLFFSPRTASSFVRLLAGAGLVDRCRTVDAFCLSPAVAEAACAYGDGGAVPWKSVRVAARPEQDSLLDLLPVAG